A window of Theileria equi strain WA chromosome 4 map unlocalized gcontig_1105471998858, whole genome shotgun sequence contains these coding sequences:
- a CDS encoding hypothetical protein (encoded by transcript BEWA_016730A), translating to MASPSPSVIIDISKDITSGDGPGSITYTVHNGENGGQVSLTKEEDPQGSGFFKLTHSPSNRVPRDTFTVKEVRYGGADVQELRHDENILYLAVWYWEKHDGLNTPLLVEVKIQGGTYKYYTTKGNGNSWTSDIDPPSPLTDDELERKLEYLNCQHNKAATLDISLENSQKHANSSRYCCSKHENDGEAKVSVSEVPVYCQVQNHKSTSNITAYKHSISDSYGKLSGIKFYENDGQDKRRNIKLKEVSFPNIWCQSIYAFYCEKRDPVLIYVDSSVQTNVQGWYKKNPPNDDNVTWIKLQGIPDDIKPETINNCSNKEINTLVEVLSNAGCPNLGRCAVTPEKAELAAAQQGDSDTRDSQTNSSNWQVILAVLTGTGVVSGLVGFAGYKFYQSFKGDPWVRQIWF from the coding sequence ATGGCTTCTCCCTCACCTAGCGTTATcatagacatttcaaaggATATTACTAGTGGAGATGGACCAGGATCTATTACCTACACAGTGCATAATGGAGAAAATGGTGGACAAGTTAGTCTTACTAAGGAAGAGGACCCTCAAGGCTCTGgcttctttaagctcacACACAGTCCATCCAATAGAGTGCCTAGAGATACTTTCACAGTTAAGGAAGTTAGGTATGGAGGTGCTGATGTTCAAGAGTTAAGACATGATGAGAATATTCTATATCTCGCAGTATGGTACTGGGAAAAACATGATGGGTTGAACACTCCTCTTTTGGTAGAAGTGAAAATACAAGGCGGTACTTATAAGTATTACACAACTAAGGGAAATGGTAATAGTTGGACTTCAGATATAGatcctccatctccacTCACAGACGATGAACTTGAACGGAAACTGGAATATCTTAACTGCCAACACAATAAAGCAGCCACATTGGACATATCCCTAGAGAATTCTCAGAAACATGCCAATAGCAGTAGGTATTGCTGTAGTAAGCATGAAAATGATGGTGAGGCTAAAGTCTCCGTAAGTGAAGTACCCGTTTATTGCCAAGTGCAGAATCATAAGAGCACAAGCAATATTACGGCATATAAACACTCCATTTCTGACAGTTATGGAAAACTTTCAGGTATTAAATTTTACGAGAATGACGGTCAGGATAAAAGGAGGAATATAAAGCTGAAGGAAGTATCATTTCCCAATATTTGGTGTCAAAGTATCTACGCTTTCTACTGTGAAAAGAGGGATCCGGTACTTATCTACGTTGACTCATCTGTGCAGACTAACGTTCAGGGCTGGTACAAGAAAAACCCTCccaatgatgataatgtCACGTGGATAAAACTCCAGGGTATACCtgatgatataaaaccGGAAACAATTAATAACTGCAGCAACAAGGAGATCAATACACTTGTTGAGGTACTAAGTAATGCTGGATGTCCAAACTTGGGACGATGCGCCGTTACTCCTGAAAAGGCTGAACTTGCTGCTGCTCAACAAGGCGATTCTGATACTCGAGATTCTCAAACTAACTCTTCTAATTGGCAAGTAATTCTTGCTGTTCTGACTGGTACTGGTGTTGTATCTGGATTAGTTGGGTTCGCAGGTTATAAGTTCTACCAAAgctttaaaggagatccctgggttagacagatttggTTTTGA
- a CDS encoding protein kinase domain containing protein (encoded by transcript BEWA_016740A): protein MEKMLAESNSHSDHESWYKLERMIGNGSFGIVHEATVIKTNQRVAIKKVLQDPRYKNRELSIMRELHHPNIVNLTDYFYTEHIKDQETHKYLNLVMEFVPETVYRVMRSYFKKYHHIPINLVKIYSFQICRAFGYLHSRGVCHRDLKPHNLLVDLETNVLKLCDFGSAKMLKSGEWSVAYICSRFYRAPELMLGANEYTTAIDSWSIGCVIGELLLGRPLFAGDTSIDQLVKIIQILGTPSLDQMQAMNPNYNNVTFPNLRPVDWKKVFPKYTPDDAISFVSQFLRYDPKERVHPLEALAHPFFDDLLSSNSETFGFAIPELLNFTEEELDSMSPSCKDKLQIKAQS, encoded by the coding sequence atggaaaaaatgcTAGCGGAATCGAATTCACATTCCGACCACGAAAGTTGGTACAAATTAGAACGAATGATAGGTAATGGCTCATTTGGAATCGTCCATGAGGCTACTGTaattaaaacaaaccagAGGGTGGCAATTAAAAAGGTTTTACAGGATCCTAGATACAAAAATCGTGAACTGAGCATAATGCGTGAACTGCATCATCCGAATATTGTGAATTTAACTGATTATTTTTATACAGAACATATAAAGGATCAAGAAACACACAAATATCTTAACCTTGTCATGGAATTTGTTCCAGAAACTGTTTATAGAGTGATGCGgtcatattttaaaaagtacCATCACATTCCAATTAATTTGGTAAAGATTTATTCATTTCAAATTTGCAGAGCTTTTGGTTATCTGCACTCAAGAGGAGTATGTCATAGAGACCTAAAACCTCATAATTTACTTGTGGACTTGGAAACgaatgttttaaaattgtgCGACTTTGGTTCCGCAAAGATGTTGAAAAGCGGTGAATGGAGTGTTGCATATATATGCTCCAGGTTTTATAGAGCTCCGGAACTAATGTTAGGCGCAAATGAGTATACTACTGCAATAGATTCGTGGTCTATTGGTTGTGTTATCGGTGAGTTATTGCTCGGTAGGCCACTTTTTGCTGGAGATACCAGTATAGATCAATTGGTAAAGATCATTCAAATCTTGGGAACGCCATCACTAGACCAAATGCAAGCAATGAATCCAAACTACAATAATGTtacatttccaaatttgaGACCTGTTGACTGGAAAAAGGTATTCCCGAAGTACACACCCGACGATGCAATATCTTTTGTATCACAATTTCTAAGATACGATCCAAAGGAGCGCGTGCATCCATTGGAAGCACTTGCACACCCattttttgatgatttaCTTTCTTCAAACTCAGAAACATTTGGGTTTGCGATTCCAGAGCTTTTAAATTTTACAGAAGAGGAGCTTGATTCGATGTCACCAAGCTGCAAAGATAAATTACAGATTAAGGCGCAGTCGTAG
- a CDS encoding hypothetical protein (encoded by transcript BEWA_016750A) — MAKEEERKDGLLFNSLTYFLVGLSVALIYSFADNDHFMFYKVFREAGINADFPHYYLRQLIAFWGFIASFTFMFFGVFNKKICTVVGWLMPLSYLYITSKVTEYGSVKFGTSMLRAIALASIVSHIFQTCFVFQIFEDTEDLFQRLLSFVGGYFLGYPVVTRLLLRRVLVDGMMDSASIGDDLFHFCTTLFFITFTMAACLNYLFYGMARGADTHYWLPAFSPSMGDKVNFGSCIYPWVINPVCISILPQTLMEQPEYHNHVFIQRVTFAIVLLAIPSVMGSMDVSMRCILTLWKKRTLRYLEGLKAAIMVSEELNEMVEEDGREESPLSIVYNSSDIKVPSHIDTWSSINCDSFSDWERRDVETRDSILSAIMILDLLIKLENTLELGLVEDIIKLYCSSKTRDPLVTCTVLLTDNKQVLLTVLSRSLGMSKGLLTQVEKIPNCYNGGFGMCKSERCCFKKTCDHKNGNTTCTVENASEGAENKTCDCCCPVSIHEIRTFVKESVTSTEDSICTMVAKINADAILSSMEASDLTLDSAKVCVAVLKAYYQSCIWLLISILCIEEAILLAIWFCRLCELYKSICGNITGINCQCINKSKESTAVTIKTCSVTTLENFDDCDCLCIISYYGIMASVEAIMTKFHCLRTELVTRANTTCTFQKVETSDLASEAYLLDSIKAAIILFFGLDSVYKFIVETFKDACWCCHKDKAPLYPAVLSCLLVCYRLCSRLFRDASEGTKILEDTLLWYKCIFVTKKDMSDSTKCIVDVPKEEVKKKVEELKKEKECPKETRNLKLTITSFETFVTSAQTSLSYFYNVQTSDSGGYAVYYNLDVDKTNKAVKYLSRLQMSNTKDKNYTLKSESHFIRKGESGSSKSAFGSGSVACINRVTANLENKQEDSKSSCRCCSSEGEDICDKCEKGEPCKDCKDCKCECPENGCPCSKKEEKCSSISVFTRLSKIIECKCGTEEKEKKCSNCFNKLCSSLSNLTNKISEVSGSKKEEEKKECEHPGKCGGICCQTRRFSHFLKTYVSKLKSANCSCQGFNLYRCPGKNLCLLDGYTCGISFILKEWFANYYCHCVYDAGSGFTTLSFSFFSSRFWTTIGSFLGNGFSLNGFLSFGGKDPSLCECLVSVFRDIYKELNCQEIKCKCCPCCKKNGELFKCKCQCKEDKKEKECGCKCNCSDTEGCSSEGAECKCECRCELCWKNFFRCFVICGLKCGDQCKSGEENCCKCCCTKTGQEQCKCENSHKDDGKCTHKCENCLLCLYTTNMFFCSKCCSQQSETECKKSAISCKCTCGTDTDKKCCCKDASTTTQSTTQNLACLKLNCCCGDRLGCSIDKITCLLKCMEKELPTLYCLASKLDCQLFQFCEQLCSVLDTLEDVKEVLTKAIDIVECRITKVKCMISCYRAKFKSLTEEIESIDKRDEMYPKVVDLVKKTGKFAVLVTSYSPEIEATYMKTDFHSDLLKSTTQNLAEVAMRVKATSQLAASTGRSRVALLADSKTVQVDAPIKNYKDNSSILKGYIFIVSRIIFFLVRLQVIGPEHPLVINILIVIFNVLSAIYLSLVIAEFSGEFGKHIGYSVNFMLLCGVGANFIYLWVLHLFDYITMVYPFGNVLSKLEAYNSSLDYSKSQFSMLPSLISSLRTEFNSIFGIFSDLDTTSSYSGIRQNVYPFSTMPKSLISSFRGTLDFTPILNGPNRSVSAIMDHISFTLLGCHSDDLLTKSSDYFGDLNREMLWHSWYANTVITDTTLFYYYLRRSILFEMSEIVRLRPVDKPFSRGFTNSRQLWKHFGKIQVDLSFNASLNSPEIEIPRSRHQLNLLRERLYQEYRQKWLVYQLRATKSLVNVPLDETSSSEDLPFLYIKELDTVQLTANSLEKLDKKYSDVYRGTKINTCKVLKKEIKTWRSSKLGFCETLSDEGECKRAVNTAVKSLEGFFDTCEDHKPVKDMIEYITSTDYYSTYTHGDSDLDTDNKMALFDLTFHQDGLENNYRIFKGFKNSISHTLDHQLEIAKRNKTTSLIPLGIYTLHYGLQISQSTFEQISRLSSHNYKAD, encoded by the coding sequence ATGgcaaaagaggaagaaaggaAGGATGGTCTCTTGTTTAACTCTCTCACCTACTTTTTGGTGGGACTGAGTGTGGCTCTGATCTACTCCTTTGCGGACAATGACCACTTTATGTTCTACAAGGTCTTTAGAGAGGCCGGGATTAATGCAGACTTTCCACACTATTACCTTCGTCAACTGATTGCGTTTTGGGGATTCATAGCCTCGTTCACATTTATGTTTTTCGGAGTGTTCAACAAGAAGATATGCACAGTTGTGGGTTGGCTGATGCCTCTCTCGTACCTCTACATCACTTCCAAGGTTACAGAGTATGGGAGTGTCAAGTTTGGGACTAGTATGCTTCGTGCCATTGCACTGGCCTCCATAGTCTCTCACATCTTTCAGACCTGCTTTGTATTCCAAATCTTTGAGGATACTGAGGACTTGTTCCAGAGACTGCTGAGCTTTGTTGGAGGCTACTTTTTGGGATACCCAGTGGTGACTAGACTCCTCCTCAGAAGAGTCTTGGTGGATGGAATGATGGATAGTGCTTCTATAGGAGACGACCTCTTCCACTTTTGCACAACGCTCTTCTTCATAACGTTTACCATGGCTGCATGTCTGAACTACCTCTTTTACGGCATGGCTCGAGGTGCGGATACTCATTATTGGCTACCAGccttttctccatcaaTGGGAGACAAGGTAAATTTTGGTTCTTGCATTTACCCTTGGGTTATAAATCCGGTCTGTATAAGCATACTGCCTCAGACCTTGATGGAACAGCCAGAGTACCACAACCACGTCTTTATTCAGAGAGTTACCTTTGCAATAGTCCTCCTGGCTATACCCTCAGTAATGGGCTCAATGGATGTCTCGATGCGCTGTATACTGACTctgtggaagaagagaacTCTGAGGTATCTGGAGGGACTAAAGGCTGCCATAATGGTCTCTGAGGAACTGAATGAGATGGTTGAGGAGGATggaagagaagagtctccaCTCTCTATAGTCTACAACAGTTCAGACATTAAAGTGCCCTCTCACATTGACACTTGGTCCTCTATAAACTGTGACTCTTTCAGTGACTGGGAACGCAGAGACGTTGAGACCAGAGACTCCATTCTCTCGGCAATTATGATCCTGGACCTGCTAATCAAGTTGGAGAATACTCTAGAGTTGGGACTTGTTGAAGACATTATAAAGTTGTACTGCTCTTCCAAGACTAGAGACCCACTTGTTACCTGCACAGTGCTTCTGACTGACAATAAACAGGTCCTCCTCACCGTCCTGTCAAGGTCCCTGGGAATGTCAAAGGGACTCCTCACTCAGGTCGAGAAGATACCCAATTGCTATAATGGAGGTTTTGGCATGTGTAAATCTGAACGTTGTTGTTTCAAGAAGACCTGTGATcataagaatggaaatacCACTTGTACGGTTGAGAATGCCAGTGAAGGTGCCGAGAATAAAACCTGTGACTGTTGCTGTCCAGTGTCTATCCATGAGATTAGGACCTTTGTGAAGGAATCTGTTACTTCCACTGAGGATAGCATCTGCACAATGGTGGCTAAGATAAATGCGGATGCAATACTATCATCAATGGAAGCCTCTGATCTAACACTTGACTCCGCAAAAGTCTGTGTAGCAGTACTAAAGGCCTACTATCAAAGCTGTATCTGGCTTCTCATTTCAATACTCTGCATAGAGGAGGCCATCCTACTCGCTATTTGGTTCTGCAGACTTTGTGAACTATACAAGAGTATTTGTGGTAACATTACTGGGATAAATTGCCAGTGTATAAATAAATCTAAGGAAAGCACTGCTGTAACCATTAAGACCTGTTCTGTAACTACTCTTGAGAACTTTGACGACTGTGACTGTCTCTGCATAATCTCTTACTACGGCATCATGGCTAGTGTGGAGGCTATAATGACAAAATTTCACTGTTTGAGGACAGAGCTTGTTACCAGAGCTAATACTACATGTACATTTCAAAAGGTGGAAACTTCTGACTTGGCTTCTGAGGCATACTTGCTGGATTCCATAAAGGCAGCTATCATACTATTCTTTGGTCTTGACAGTGTTTACAAGTTCATAGTAGAAACGTTTAAAGACGCATGCTGGTGTTGTCATAAGGACAAGGCTCCTCTGTATCCAGCCGTACTATCATGTCTGCTGGTATGCTATAGACTTTGTTCCAGACTCTTCCGAGATGCTTCTGAAGGTACCAAAATCTTGGAGGACACACTGCTCTGGTACAAGTGTATCTTTGTTACTAAGAAGGATATGAGTGATAGCACTAAATGTATAGTTGATGTACCTAAGGAAGaggtaaagaagaaagttGAGGAACTCaagaaagagaaggaaTGTCCGAAAGAAACCAGGAACCTGAAGTTGACCATCACTTCATTTGAGACATTTGTAACAAGTGCACAAACTTCCTTGTCCTACTTCTATAATGTACAAACATCTGATTCTGGTGGATATGCCGTTTACTATAATTTAGATGTGGACAAGACTAATAAAGCAGTAAAATACCTTTCTAGGTTACAAATGTCAAACACCAAAGATAAGAATTACACTCTTAAATCAGAAAGCCACTTCATTCGGAAAGGAGAATCTGGATCCTCTAAATCTGCTTTTGGGTCTGGGAGTGTGGCCTGCATTAATAGAGTTACGGCTAATTTAGAAAATAAGCAAGAGGATTCTAAATCGTCCTGTAGATGTTGTAGTAGTGAGGGGGAGGATATTTGTGATAAGTGCGAAAAGGGAGAACCGTGTAAGGATTGCAAGGACTGCAAGTGTGAATGCCCTGAGAACGGATGTCCATGTAgtaaaaaggaagagaaatgCAGTAGTATAAGTGTGTTCACTCGCTTATCTAAAATTATagaatgtaaatgtggGACagaggaaaaggaaaagaaatGTTCTAATTGTTTTAATAAGTTATGCAGTAGTCTGTCTAACTTGACTAATAAAATAAGTGAAGTTTCTGGTAgtaaaaaggaagaagaaaagaaagaatGTGAGCATCCAGGAAAATGTGGAGGAATCTGTTGCCAAACAAGGAGATTCTCACACTTTTTGAAGACATATGTAAGTAAATTAAAATCTGCCAACTGTTCTTGTCAAGGTTTTAATTTATATCGTTGCCCTGGCAAAAATTTATGCTTGTTAGATGGTTATACCTGCGGAATTTCTTTTATACTAAAAGAATGGTTTGCAAATTATTACTGCCACTGTGTTTATGATGCAGGCTCAGGTTTTACTACGCTAAGTTTTAGTTTTTTTAGTTCCAGATTTTGGACGACGATCGGCAGTTTCCTTGGGAATGGTTTTAGTTTAAATGGGTTTCTATCATTCGGAGGAAAGGATCCCAGTCTTTGTGAATGTCTAGTTAGTGTGTTCAGAGATATCTACAAAGAATTAAATTGCCAAGAGATCAAGTGCAAATGTTGTCCTTGCTGCAAGAAAAACGGAGAACTGTTTAAATGTAAGTGTcaatgtaaagaagataagaaggaaaaggaatgTGGATGTAAGTGCAACTGTTCTGATACTGAAGGTTGCTCCTCAGAGGGTGCCGAGTGCAAATGTGAATGTAGATGTGAACTATGTTGGAAAAACTTCTTCAGATGCTTCGTGATTTGTGGACTCAAATGTGGAGATCAGTGTAAATCTGGAGAGGAAAACTGTTGTAAGTGTTGCTGTACAAAGACTGGACAAGAGCAATGTAAATGTGAAAATAGCCATAAAGACGACGGTAAATGTACtcataaatgtgaaaaCTGTCTACTTTGTCTTTACACCACTAACATGTTCTTTTGCAGTAAATGCTGTTCCCAGCAATCTGAAACTGAATGTAAAAAATCTGCTATCTCCTGCAAATGCACTTGTGGTACTGATACCGATAAGAAGTGTTGTTGCAAGGATGCATCTACTACCACACAGTCCACTACCCAGAATTTGGCATGCCTTAAGCTAAACTGTTGCTGTGGAGACAGACTGGGCTGCTCCATTGATAAGATTACCTGTCTCCTTAAATGCATGGAAAAGGAACTCCCAACTTTGTATTGTCTTGCTAGTAAACTTGACTGTCAACTATTCCAGTTTTGTGAGCAACTGTGCAGCGTTCTGGACACTCTTGAGGATGTGAAGGAGGTACTAACAAAGGCCATAGATATAGTAGAATGTAGGATCACAAAGGTCAAGTGCATGATAAGTTGTTACAGAGCCAAGTTTAAGTCACTGACAGAAGAGATAGAATCTATAGACAAAAGGGATGAAATGTACCCCAAAGTAGTGGACCTTGTAAAGAAGACTGGAAAGTTTGCTGTACTGGTGACATCCTATTCCCCAGAAATTGAGGCTACTTATATGAAGACTGATTTCCACAGTGATCTACTCAAGTCTACCACCCAGAATCTGGCAGAAGTAGCTATGCGTGTAAAGGCCACCAGTCAATTAGCTGCCTCAACAGGTCGTAGCAGAGTGGCTTTACTGGCTGATTCCAAGACTGTCCAAGTGGATGCTCCAATCAAGAATTACAAGGACAACTCATCCATTCTAAAGGGGTATATATTCATAGTCTCTAGGATAATCTTTTTCCTAGTGAGGCTCCAGGTTATTGGCCCTGAACACCCCTTGGTTATAAATATACTCATTGTTATATTCAATGTCCTCTCTGCCATCTACCTTAGCCTCGTCATCGCTGAATTTTCTGGTGAATTTGGCAAACACATTGGATACTCTGTCAACTTTATGCTTCTCTGTGGAGTTGGAGCAAACTTCATCTACTTATGGGTGCTCCACCTGTTTGACTACATCACCATGGTTTACCCATTTGGGAACGTTCTCTCTAAACTGGAGGCTTATAACTCCTCACTAGACTATAGCAAATCTCAGTTCAGCATGCTTCCGAGTTTGATATCCTCTCTCAGGACTGAGTTCAACAGCATCTTTGGCATATTCTCAGACTTGGACACCACCAGTTCTTACTCTGGTATTAGACAGAACGTCTACCCGTTCAGCACAATGCCAAAGAGTCTCATCAGCTCATTCAGAGGCACTCTGGACTTTACTCCTATACTCAATGGTCCAAACAGAAGTGTCTCTGCCATCATGGATCACATCTCATTCACTCTACTTGGGTGCCATTCAGATGACCTCCTGACAAAGTCTAGTGACTACTTTGGTGATTTGAACAGGGAGATGCTTTGGCACTCTTGGTATGCAAACACCGTGATCACTGACACCACTCTCTTTTACTACTACCTCAGACGCTCCATCCTGTTTGAGATGAGTGAGATTGTCCGTCTGAGACCAGTTGACAAGCCATTCTCGAGGGGATTCACCAACTCTAGACAACTGTGGAAACACTTTGGCAAGATTCAGGTAGACCTCTCCTTCAACGCTTCTCTCAATAGTCCCGAAATTGAGATACCCAGAAGCAGACACCAGTTGAACCTCTTGAGGGAGAGACTGTACCAGGAGTATAGACAAAAGTGGCTGGTCTACCAACTCAGGGCTACAAAGTCTCTCGTTAATGTACCTCTGGATGAGACTAGCAGTAGTGAAGACCTGCCatttttgtacattaaGGAACTGGACACTGTACAACTGACTGCAAACTCCCTTGAGAAACTGGATAAAAAGTACTCTGACGTCTACAGAGGTACCAAGATAAACACTTGCAAGGTTCTCAAGAAGGAGATCAAGACTTGGAGGAGCTCTAAACTCGGCTTTTGTGAAACTCTGTCTGATGAGGGCGAGTGCAAGAGGGCTGTGAATACTGCAGTAAAGTCCCTTGAGGGATTCTTTGACACTTGTGAAGACCATAAACCTGTAAAGGACATGATAGAGTACATTACATCCACAGACTATTACTCCACTTACACTCATGGCGACTCTGATCTGGACACTGACAACAAGATGGCACTCTTCGACTTGACGTTCCACCAAGACGGACTGGAGAATAATTATCGCATATTTAAAGGGTTCAAGAACTCAATTTCTCACACTCTTGACCACCAACTGGAGATCGCCAAGAGGAACAAGACAACTTCCCTCATTCCACTTGGCATATACACACTTCACTATGGACTCCAGATATCGCAAAGTACATTTGAACAAATATCCCGTTTATCTAGCCATAACTATAAAGCGGATTAA
- a CDS encoding conserved hypothetical protein (encoded by transcript BEWA_016760A) — protein sequence MIDLKLSPPREGNRGGREQFKWEDLKGHDLKDREYYLGHSVKVGLLKRKNTFYKHDWYLQSDSATSKPQEDEELELTKKYEDEVMQEMLGIKPKRLMLLKSKPTSVQQLRAILEIPEATTSKEDDSDGDHGQTTSHTARESNYRNYSPERRRSESRGKGDHDHKDRKRSRIHDKRDDRHRSRDRGYKARDRSSSGHRGYERDTDVEYRREHSRCHVSRRSRSPHRRSRYRSKSADENSTSRYGRFSREANSYRRDKKHKHTHRRSYS from the exons atgataGACCTCAAACTCAGTCCTCCTAGGGAGGGAAATCGAGGAGGCAGGGAACAATTCAAATGGGAGGACCTCAAAGGACACGATCTCAAGGATAGGGAGTATTATCTCG GCCACAGCGTCAAGGTAGGACTCTTGAAGCGGAAGAATACCTTCTATAAGCACGACTGGTACCTGCAATCCGATTCCGCAACAAGCAAACCtcaagaagatgaggaacTTGAGCTCACTAAAAAGTACGAGGACGAGGTCATGCAGGAAATGCT GGGAATTAAGCCAAAGAGGCTAATGCTACTCAAATCAAAGCCTACCAGCGTTCAGCAGTTGCGAGCTATACTTGAGATTCCTGAAGCCACAACATCAAAGGAGGATGATTCTGATGGAGATCATGGTCAAACAACATCGCACACTGCAAGGGAGAGCAATTACAGAAACTATAGCCCAGAAAGACGAAGAAGTGAAAGTAGAGGCAAAGGAGACCATGACCATAAGGACCGCAAAAGGTCTAGAATCCATGATAAAAGAGATGATAGACACAGAAGCAGGGATCGTGGATACAAGGCTAGAGATAGGAGTTCCAGTGGACACAGAGGGTACGAAAGGGATACTGATGTAGAATACAGACGCGAACATTCCAGGTGTCATGTGAGCAGACGCTCAAGGTCTCCACACAGACGTTCGCGTTACAGATCAAAAAGTGCAGATGAAAACTCCACCAGTAGATATGGCAGATTTTCAAGGGAGGCCAATTCGTACCGAAGAGACAAAAAGCACAAACACACTCATAGACGCAGCTACTCGTAA
- a CDS encoding conserved hypothetical protein (encoded by transcript BEWA_016770A) codes for MAVTSPDLTLNLNQLLPKPLQVQDLQYDYYSKYLAAACHSQTESKIVILVKEGLSPESCSLSPVSSITTKAGPLFVSWAPPNFGKLLVSVLADNTLVYYHGQASGSWTTLHENANVIKAISSLSAGDPHNGDLLVALGSLTGNVAVVSSRDGYSATTFFAHPGGVRCVAFNTPESESSLLLASGGIDGTVKIWHPVDGKFELVQTLALEQSKAVQQVVSICWSKDGQLAVSTLEGVCIFKKEDEWVHKQHIKLDTPGHTSFVTFSNDRIVLLQESQTQVYKKDEDGVFHPFTSLSG; via the coding sequence ATGGCTGTCACAAGTCCGGATTTGACACTCAACCTCAACCAGCTCCTGCCAAAGCCTCTACAAGTCCAGGATCTGCAGTATGACTACTACTCAAAGTACCTAGCAGCTGCGTGCCACTCTCAGACCGAGTCAAAGATCGTAATTCTAGTCAAGGAGGGACTATCTCCCGAGTCATGCAGCCTCAGCCCCGTGTCTAGCATCACGACCAAAGCTGGGCCGCTCTTCGTCTCATGGGCACCTCCAAACTTTGGGAAACTGCTGGTCTCAGTGCTGGCCGACAACACACTGGTCTACTACCACGGCCAGGCATCTGGAAGTTGGACCACGCTGCATgaaaatgcaaatgtaATCAAGGCAATCAGCTCTCTATCGGCAGGGGATCCGCACAATGGCGACTTACTCGTGGCTCTCGGCTCCCTCACCGGAAATGTGGCTGTGGTCTCCTCGAGAGATGGTTACTCTGCAACAACCTTTTTTGCACATCCAGGAGGCGTAAGATGTGTTGCCTTTAACACCCCTGAAAGCGAGTCATCTCTGCTACTAGCTTCCGGAGGAATTGACGGCACCGTGAAAATCTGGCACCCTGTGGATGGCAAATTCGAATTGGTGCAAACTCTCGCACTGGAACAAAGCAAGGCAGTACAGCAAGTTGTCTCAATATGCTGGAGCAAAGATGGCCAATTGGCCGTATCGACACTAGAAGGTGTATGCATTttcaagaaggaagatgagTGGGTACACAAGCAACACATCAAACTAGACACTCCCGGTCACACCTCATTCGTAACCTTTAGCAACGATCGCATCGTACTGCTCCAGGAATCACAAACACAAGTCTACAAAAAGGACGAGGATGGCGTATTCCACCCCTTCACTAGCCTCTCGGGCTAA